The region TGCAAAACTGTGCAGGCAGAAATACAATACTtgtgcagaaaaggaaaatgtgataGAAACCCCGTCTTTGGCCAGGGATGGGCCTTTTAAGCAGGAATGAGGTGCTGGCGGATTTGCTCTGAGTGATTTTCCTCCACTGTTTAATCTGTTGTGCAAAGCTCATCAGCCTGAAAGCTAGGACACTGCAGGGATGTGGCAATGGAAGTTCAGTCCCTTCTGGAAGCAGGCAGACCTTGTGCTGAGGTGTCCCACTCCCCAGGCAGATGGTAAACAATAGGCACATGACCcttattcctcctttttaaGAGTGATCTCTGTGATTATAACCTTGAATTCCAGACCTCAAAAGACAAGAATAGATAACTCAGCACTTGAGTCCTTCATACTTGTCCTGCATATAGCTGGAGATTAATGGTGGGCATCTAACTTGGACTGGATTGAATTATGCTAGGGAAGTTTTCCATGGCTCCCACCTTTCTACGTTGTTTGTATAGCAAAATTCAGTCCTTAATTTATGCAATCAGGACTATTTTGGCTAGGTAACGCACACAGCCATGGGCAGGCGTTCCAGCACCTGACTCCAGCACCCAACCTGGGATGTGGCCCAGACCTTTTGGGAAGATAACAATCTTGTTTGAACTCAGGGAATCCCTAAGGCAGTCACCGCAGTAGTTAACTGTGCCAGGAGTTGGCCACGTCTAGGATCAAATGAATCCGTCACACAGCAATGGATCTTATTACTCCTCTGCCCCTagtttgcagagcagctgctttcagagaCCTCCTTCCCATACAGATACCAGCAGACTGTGATCTTGTTACTTATTAAACAGCTCTTTGATAAGCTAAACAAAGTCATTACAAGCAATCCAATCCAGATGTCAAATCTCGTGGCTTTTTTGTGAATCCCCTCCAATGTGTCAACAACCTCTCCAAGGAGCCAGAATTGGACAGGGCAGTCCCTTAaggcagccttggctgctgggcactcagagctgctgcaggcatGCTGCAATGGGAAGCAGCAGTCCAACAGCTGGCCCTGCCTGCCTGTCGCTCCCTGAGACCCAGCCCTCTCCCAGACTGCAGAAAAGACACTGCTTTAAATGACACCAAGGCTGGGCATCCCCCTGAACATCCCTGAAACATGGGAGACATAAAGTCTAAACCTTGTGCCAAGCTCTCTCACAGAGGCCCAAATTCTCCAAGAGGATTTCCCATCTAAATTACCCattgcatttcctttcttttgagATGCAAGGATTTGTTTTTGCAGGGAGGAAAGCAAAGGCAATTCAAGGGGAAATgaatagtaaagaaaaagaattgcgCTGAACAGGAATGAAGCCACTTCCCCTGCAACGTCTCCTTATCTCATGTAACATACTACTGGGCACAGAGTCAGCGGATGGCAGTATCTAGCTCACTTGCAAAGACTGGTGCCTGTGAGATTACAGAGAGACTTGCTCATGCAGCAATACTACGCTGACAACTGCTATCAGAGACTCTGCGCTGTCTCCTGTTAAAAACATCTCCACCCTAGGAATGAACACAACGagaaaaaacatcatttcagTTAACAGAGACCCTGAGCTTGTGTTTCCACGGAGCTAGAAGCAAAGCCATAAAGCTAGATGGGTTCTGATTCAACAACTAACTATTCACTTCGGCACATGGGTGAAATTTCTCTAAGTGATCGCTCTTCTATGGTGGTTCAAATTAGCATAAcagattcctttttcttctgccctTTTCTGTATAATTCATTCTCTCAAGACTTCCCTCTCCAGGCTCATCTCTGCCTTTCACAGCTGCTTCACAGCCTTATAAACCTCTCAAATATGCCACAGTCCTAATAGTCCAGATTCCTCCAGTAAGCCAGGGAggttaggttaaaaaaaaaaaaaaagagagagaaaaaagaaaaaaaaaggaagaatttctcaGATTACTGGcaaaaaacaattaaacaatGAAAGGTCACCAGGTACTCGCTAACAGGCCACCGCTCCGGTGTGTTAACACAATTGTGACTCTGAAAGCTACCCCGAAACAGAGCCAAATCGACACACTGCTGTGCACACTCCCAGTTCAGGAGTGGGCTCAGAGCAAAGTTTCCATGTCCGGCTCCAAAAGATTATCATGGCACTGAAGTCTCCACAGTGGGGACATCTCAGCCAATGCTTTTGCTGTGGGTTTCCACCTCCGCTATAGAGCCAATAACAATGTCCATGCGGGGACAGAAGGATGCTGAGTTGTCTTGGATAAGGAGATTAACACTGGCGAGGTCTAGCTCAGGTCCACTGTGAGTCTGCTTTGAAGCCTTAGAGGCAGAGTCCTTATAAGCagaagaaggagggaaaaaaatgggttAAAAGAGACTtttgtcaaaaaacaaaacaaaacaaaacaaaaaaagcagcagggaagaagaCACTTGGAGAGGCTGTGGGCAAGAGATCAAGGACAAAACAAGAGGAAAGGTGGAGAATTCAAGCGGGAACCTTCCTGACATGTGTTTGGAGCTCGCAAAGTGGGAGGAGAAACAAACTAATTAGTAGTATCAGAACAGGAGCCATGCTAGCCTATAAAAGCTGGTggggcattttctttttctatcgGAGCCCTTCTGCACCAACCAGCCAAGCAACAGCTCTCTGAACTCATCGAGAAGGTAAGCATACTTTGTCCCTTTCTCTTAATGCACTGCAATAATTATGTACCATGTTACTGACTGACTTGCTTATCTCCGAGTCTTTCTCCTCcaccaaaatacaaaacagaccGTCCTCCTAAATGCAAGCAGCTAGGGTAGGTTCAGGAGGAACACTGGGGTTAGGGAAAGTTGCAGGGATCTTAATCATCAAGAATTTTCTAGCAGGCTGAGGACTTACTAGTATTTCTTAGCTCAGTTAGCTGAAACTTTGAGAAAAACACTGGATGTCTCTACCATCTCCTTTCATTGCCTTTCTGTTCTGCACAATGAAAAATGCTCAGATAGCAACAATATGCTGTTAATGTGACAGTGTCTCTGGATTTCTCTGTTTCATAGACAAAGCTCTGAAAATCAAAATGGGATGGGTGTAATTAATATTTCAATCTGAGACGAGCTTCGTTTTTGAACTACTGCTTTGAAATGTATCTTCTGTGGGAAACCCTGACCTTCTCTTTAGCAAGAGTCAAGTGCACTATAATCTCTCTGCTTTGGGGAACGTGCTGGTGCGTGCATGCGTTCGTATACCAGCGTAACACTTCATACCTATCCAGCTTTACTCAACCTCTAGTAATTGCCACAGGCTGTGCTGAAATCGGAGTTGGAGAGAATCTGGCCCTTTCCTCCTATTGTACTTGGACGCAGGAATTCCTCTAAAATCACACTGCACCCAGCTCTGGCTTGCTGCACGCGGCACAGGAACAATTCTGGGAATGCAAGGTACAATGCCCGCGACTGTGCGGCACTCGCCGCTAGGGCAAGCAAATACCACACGTTAATTCAAATTCTCTTGATTGACTGAGAATTACTTGAGTTATGtcagggagggaggaaaattcCAGCCAAGAGCAGAGAGCACTAGataattttgctgtattttcaggaaCAAAAGACCAACATCTAGTGACGCAGGCACCAAGCTGGAAATAAGAATTAGCCCTGAGAATTAGAATAATAAGCCAAATAAAAGCCTCTGTTCCTATACCAGCCAAGCACACAATGAATGTGCCCGCAGCTTGTCTCAATTTCAACAAGTGgataaaaaagtatttgcaggCCAGATGCTGCAGGACTGCATGGAGTTTGCTAGGCTGCAGCTTTAATGAGGCATTACTGAGATGCCGGTTGGTATGGCATGACATGGAAGAAATGTATGCTAGTGAAAGAGAAATTGGTTTAGGGAGACACGAAGTTGCAAAACATCAGCACTTTGCTACAAGACATTTATTAACTctaaaaagatgaggaaaaaaatcaatagatCGGCTTCTTGGCCCTGTGATGACTTCTTTTTCATACATGAGAaacattctttttcctgttccatGTTCCGTGGTTCAATATCATAAACAATACAAAACTGTTTAGATACTTTTAGCTGAAAAACGTTTGGTCTTGCTTCCGGGAGCATCCTTACTGAGGAAGGCAGTGAGATACTTATCCAAAGGCACACAGTTTTCTAGGTAAGAGGGGCCGCAAACTCCTGGAATCACTGGGTAACAGCAACAGTACCCCAAATCTAGCTCTCACTTACCTGGTACACGAAACTAAAATAGTTTGAAATGATTACCTTGCATTTACCCCACAGCACAAACCAGTGCTTGAACCCCAGAGATCAGAATCACATCCTGACTGCTGTCTGCCTGGGTCGTGCTGCTGAACTTCAACACCAACATCAGGAATCCATACTGGGTTTCCCACCAACTGCACATCTGGAGCCTCTCTCCGAAGCTTATTCAGGATCATGTAGGGCACCTAAACTGGTGTATCTGAGCACAGGGCTTACAATCTTTAGTTAAGAAACAGAGATCAAAAAGAATTTCACAGAATGATGGAAATAAcgaatacaaaaataaaaatccccaACCCCATTCCCCTGGAAATCAAGCACTCTGTTCCAGCAGAATAGTCCTTTcataattatttccattttgcttttccttgcataaagaaaaaaagcctactTTTGGACACTGAAAAACAATGTTAATTTAGCTTTAATGGCAGGTCTTTAAAAGATCTGCTGTAGATTGCCTTCATGCAACACCTATCAGAATACACACTTTCCAAACGTAACTTTAAATTCAGACACCATAGTCTTAAACTTCTCTGAACATCTCCATTGCTCTGGAGTCAACAGCTGGGATGAGTCAATCTAACTTCAAGGATTAAATCCCTGTTTCTTATATCCTTTTTTAAATAGCTGCTGTTGGCCACTCTGTGGAACAGGATAATGTGTTAATGGACCTTTGATCTTAAAATGGcacaaatcattaaaaattcaaagaaaaaaatccttttctacCTCTCCTGATGTTGGTTTCCAAATGACTCActgctcctttctgctttctttcgTCCACTAAGTAGAGGTAGCTTAAGTCCTCCATGGTCTGTGTTTCTAGACAAATAGGAGCTTCTAGGGAAAAGCTAGATATACATTTTGATACTTTCTAATGTAGGTGCTTCCAATCATCTAAGCTATTAATCCCATGAAGGGAAAATGCAAATCATCCAGGAATCTTGGGCTATACGAGCTGATCCTGCTTACCCCCAGCATCGGCAAGAAAGCCTCCACTGCTGTGGTGACAGCCAAACCACCGCACGCAGGAAGACAGTCATCACTCAGAGCCTGGGATGTGACTTGGGGCAGCAGTGAAGCCGGTGGGCTAGATCCAGCTCTTTACAGTGCCATGAAGATCCCACTTCAAACCAAATTTGCTCTTAGCCTAACTAATCAGGCTTCTCTGCAGATGATGGGTATGTTTCACATTGATTTCCTTCCCCTTCAGCACATATAAGCTAATAGGAATGGCGACCCAAAGTTCTCTGAGAAATATATGTGAGAATATATGTGATCCCTCCAATAGCCCACTCTTGAAAGACACATCACCTGATGGACAGAGACAAAACGAATGTGAATTtaagctgctctgctggccagaACAAGCCCATGATCTCCCATCAAGCACTCCGCTGTTGAATACTCTGGAAGAACAGGTACGCAGCTTTGACGCAGCCTTCATTGGGGGTGAAGTTCGGGCCAGGATGGTAGCAGTGACTCACTTGGTCACCTGGTCTTCCTGCGGTGCCAAGTGCATTGAGCTGATGCCCATGAAAATCTAGAGCAAAGGAGTTCTCCACACAGTTCCGTGCTGTGCAGTACTGATACTGGCCCTGTTTCCAtctcagcagcacagcccaggtCACTGCCAAATAGCATCTCAACAGCAGATGAAACACTTCACATCTCACAGGGGCTTATGTACAATTACTAAGtatctcaggaaaaaatactgcatgaacaagacagaaaagaatCTCTACTCAGATGTTCATCACAGAAGTCCTTTCCAGTTCATTCTGGCCCTGATTTAGTAAAGCCATGAACTCACTTTGCTTCATTGGCAATTTAAGTATACACTTAAGTACTTTCCTGTGGCAAAGCAACAAGTATGTGTTTTGGTGAATTAGGGCCTCTAACACGACTCTCTTTTCCACTGTGCAAGTTGACCAGATGATGGCTTTGACATTTCTTTGCGTGCACATTACGTTCCAAGCTGCAGAACATCTCCAAATTCCTGCAGCACAAACAGCTTCCGCTCAGCATGCAGGGAAGCATACGAGGTGTGCTAGCACTGGACACACAATATTTCTTTGcaattgcaaatgcaaatgtaaCATCCCTTGCTTTTATGAATTAGCAACACAGAAAGCATAAGTTAGGCAAAGAGAGAGATTctttaaattgaaaatgtaaatgcacATTCACCAATGAACAGCATTTATCTTGGCTGGAAATTTTTGCTACTTGATTTAACTGAAAGTGCATCCAGTTCACTTATTccattatttcagaataaaatatgagaaaagcGAAGGTTAATGAATAAAGGTAATGAATTATAACTGAGCCAGGAAAAAGCCTTCCAGCACTGAGAAACTATCCCTAGCAACActctcatcttttcttctcttccttttctatttaaGCTCCTTATCTCTTTTTTCTATCCACAGCTAAATTCCACACCCTTCTACCTAGTGGTGCTGTCTTCAGCCATCTTCTTGTGGAACCTATGCTTGCAGTAACTGGGCTCTTCCAGAaacaataaaatctttatttagcatctgtgcaaatattttctgcttcatgAACTTTCACTATCAGCCCTTCAATAATATATAATAAGGAATTGGCCAGGATGTGCATTAACCAGCCGTTCCCTCAACCAGACTCAAAACCGCTTAGCCATGTGTCTTAGATCTTCACGACTAACACCCAGGGGTGAGACTGCTTTAGCTTAAGAAATCAGTCCCTCTATTTTTGAAGTATGAATTCTCTTCCCCGGCTGCCAAGAAGGCTTATACTGAGGTTGCAAGAGAATCAAAATCTAATTCTAACAGTTATGTGCTTCTATCATCTGATTTAGACTATCAACCCACTATTCTTTATTTCTCACATAAGCTGTTATTCACCAGTCAAAACTGATGCAGCTCTAGTTTTGTCTTCATTCAACAGTGCACTTTGTCTCATGTTTTCTTTGCCCTGTCAACTACCAAAAATTAGTCTGATTCTTCAGGAAACTGAATACACTCCAGGGAAAGGTTTGGCCATTTTTAACTTGCTGACTGACTGTTGAGAATtggttcttaaaaaaaaaaaatgaggagctGGCTatgagacatttttaaaaatccagtgttTAATGTGGGATGTAAGGGTCTGATCCAGGGGTCTGAATGTGGTTGTCTAGAGCCATTTGAAATACCCAAGGGTATTCCAGCAGTTGTTAGTCCAAAGAGCACAGGTCTCTGAAAGGGACAACGTATCTGTCAGCCTTGTGTGGATGCCTCAGACACCCTCAAGCACTTAAACTAATGCGAAACACCTCTGTTCAGCCTACAATGCTTCCTTACCTTATTTAAGGCTTGATATAGTGTCTGCTAAACTTAGTAAGTCTTTTCATTAGTCCCTGAGGGTTACTTACTATAGGTGCCTAAATGTGGTCACCTATCTTGTCttatgctgaagaaaaatagtcAGCACAGGCCACCTAACATGCAAGCTTACTGGGAGACTGACAGAAAGAAGGCGTCATGACTAaagcagaatggaaaataaGCACTCTAAATATGGCCTATAACCTCTTGAATCAGTATCTGGCACTTCTGAAGATAAGGCAactaaaatgtaattaaaaggaacaaaaaagtgTATGTAAGTATGCAAGTAATGGAGTGAGGCACTGCAAATAAGCTTCAAGCTAAGCCTGCGCTCATGAGAAAGGCTGATCTGACCTCAGCAGGAGACCATGTAGAGATCTGTTAACCCAACTTTAAGTACCTATTACTGATGGCTGCAAGAAGTATCTACAAAAATGCAGACTGGAAATATGGCTTAAGCAGTAGTGGAATATTAATCATTGAAGCATCTTCCTGGATATGGTGGAATCTCCATCACAATGAGTCTTGATATTCCACTTCCAGCAAGCCAGTGTCtcctaaaaaaaatcctgccctTCTTGAAAAGGCTTTTTCACCACTAGTTTCCAGTATGCAGCAATAATGAGTGGTAGGGAGAATAAATAGAGGCTCCATAAcataatgtaattttttcccATGAATTTTACCAAAGCCTCAGAACATCACcatggaaagcagcactgaTGTTAAGATAGAAAccaagggggagagaaaggcaagaaagcAGAATCCATTGAGCAAAAGTGGAAAGGGGATCTGCAAAGCTGTTGGCTACATCACTGGCGACATGAAGGAATTTGGAGGCTGGCTAAAAGGTAATTGTACTTCATTGTAACTAATTACAGGATTCAGAACTGTATCAATGGAATAATAAGTAACTTCTCAACCATATGATTCAAGCTGGAGTGGAACAGAAACGATTGCCTTGATCGATTTCATTTTTGTAGGAGAAACTCAGCTTTGTACAGAGCGCCACATACTGCTTAAACATCGAAGGTCACTGAGATGACATTTACTTCCCAACATGCTATGTATAATGTGAATTTTGTCCAAGGAACATAGCCCAGAATGCTTATTTTGTGTTCTGTCATTCTTTATAATATTCCCTCTCCTTTCAGCTGAGTAGTTTCTGTCAAGCCTAACGCCACTGTGAAGTTACATTATACATAGGTATGTGTGTTTGGTCCCCATAATAAATCAGCAATGGGATACTTGCACAATTTGCTATCTGAGACGCAGATGTCATAAATTAGCCCGTTCATATGAAACTGGTCCAGTGTACTTTATAACAGGGGACTCTGGCAACCACACTGGTCATCTCAGCTTTCCAGCTGCAAAACTTAATGCAGACCATAATAAATCTTGGTCAGCTTTTACAGTCTTGTTGATTCATCGCTTCAGTCATGCCGCCAAATTCCACTGCCAAAACTCTTCTtgagtttcaaaaaaaaacccatcctAAATTAGTCTCATctgtgttttcttgtttttttatttaatttactctCATCCAGATAAAACTTTCATGATCCAGTTTATTGACTGGGTGCTGCGTGGGATATCCCAGGTGATGTTTGTCAATAATCCTCTTAGTGGGCTAATCATAGTTGCTGGCTTCCTGGTGCAGAATCCTTGGTGGACACTCACAGGCTGTTTGGGAGCAGTTGTCTCAACTTTAACAGCACTTATTCTGGGCCAGGACAGGTAAGTTCATCCTTTGCTCCTTGAAAACCAAACTATCACTTCAGTGGTGACGTAGGTGTTAAACAAGTGACGTGGATGAAAAGCATGCATTTAGCCGTAGCTAAAACTGTTAGGAACAGACAGATCTTCCAACCAGCTTCACCTGGCACGTAGGGACACAGGGCATGCAGCTGCGGCGCTACACTAGGCTGCATAAATGTGCAGGAAGTAGTTGGGACTGGGAGCACACGTAACTCAAACATACGAGATTGCAGGCCAGTGCCTGAGATATGGCAGGTCATCATCACACGGAATCCTGACTGTGCATGTGGAAGAACTGTGCGATGTGAGAGATGCAGGAGAGAAGAGTTCAAGGTGGTCGGTTTTTGTTCCACACAGATCGGCCATAGCAGCAGGCCTCTATGGTTACAACGGGGTCTTGGTGGGATTGCTCATGGCTGTCTTCTCTGCTAAGGGAGACTACCACTGGTGGCTTCTACTTCCAGTAGCACTGGTGTCCATGACATGGTAAGTCACATActtctttggctttttattCCAGTCCCTGTGTCTCTGCATTGAGACTGAGCTATCATATTTTTATACACTGTGCTTTACAGGatccaaatgaaaaagaaacataactGGCATGCTTGTGCTTCTAAAACTGTAACATTACCCGTACTTTTAAACCAGAATGTAAGcccaaaacaaatgaaatacacACGTAGTCACAAACAAACCCAAGGCCATACGGAAAACTGATGGTTAACCACAGTTAATTCAATGCCCTAAACATGAGCCGTATTGCTGTGATGCATCGGTTCACGCTTGTCTCAagagaaacattattttcacCATTCCCTGCCACCAACAACCACAAGTGTTTCATCTATTTAAGCCACCATataaaaatgtcaggaaaattTACCACTCCGGGTACAGAGTTACAAAAGCTGTTCAGTAGTTCTAAGATGATGGTTGATGCTCATGAAAACAAACTAATAATACTTTACTCACATATGTGACACCATACTCTGTTGGGGAGCTAGACAGCaacaattttgaaatttttgctCCAAATGTCTGGCCATCCATGTAGATCACAGGTATGACTGAAGTTCATGTAgttttatattcatttaataAGTATACTTTCAATGCCAGTATTTACTTCAGATGAACCTGAGCTTAAACAAGGACACGTCTTTGCAGTCTTTGCACTCAAACCTGGTCCTGGTGTCCTAAATTCAATCCACTTCAAgtactaaaagaaaaatcaaccaCTGAGACTCAGCTGGGGAATAACTCCTCTGAATCCCTGGAGCTTCACCAGTTCACACCAGCAGGATCTTGGCCCTTTCATGGTCACCAAATTAAGCACAATATCGTATTGCAAAACATGACAGGAACCCACACATTGCTAACTGAAATGCCCTCCAAGGGGTATGAAATCTGCAGAGTGACCCTAACATCTCTCACTGTCAGAAAGACTGACGAAATCAAACagcttctaagaaaaaaagatggacaAAATGAATTTCCTGCAGTTGtccaaatactattttttgCCTAGCAGAGTTACTGAGTCATGTGTGATCACAAGCTCCTAGTGAGATCATTATGTTCTTCTTTCAGCCCCATTTTCAGCAGTGCTTTAAGCTCAGTCTTCAGTAAGCGGGATCTGCCTGTTCTCACCCTGCCTTTCAACTTGGCCTTGACTCTCTATCTGGCTGCCTCAGGACCCTATAACCTCTTCTTCCCTACAACTCGCATTCAGCCTGCAACAACAACACCCAACATCACCTGGACTGATGCTGAAGTGCCAATGGTAGGATTCCCTAAAAATACAGCCTTCTCCATTTACAAAGAAATCCACTGTAGAGCCATATTACCTCCCTTTACATTACTGCAACAGGGCCTGGCAATACAAGGTTGCATTTATAAAACAGCTATCATCCAATACATAAAAGTTGACTCCAGGAATTGACATTTTTGATAGCTTCAAAAT is a window of Rhea pennata isolate bPtePen1 chromosome Z, bPtePen1.pri, whole genome shotgun sequence DNA encoding:
- the LOC134153906 gene encoding urea transporter 2-like isoform X1, with the translated sequence MESSTDVKIETKGERKARKQNPLSKSGKGICKAVGYITGDMKEFGGWLKDKTFMIQFIDWVLRGISQVMFVNNPLSGLIIVAGFLVQNPWWTLTGCLGAVVSTLTALILGQDRSAIAAGLYGYNGVLVGLLMAVFSAKGDYHWWLLLPVALVSMTCPIFSSALSSVFSKRDLPVLTLPFNLALTLYLAASGPYNLFFPTTRIQPATTTPNITWTDAEVPMLFRSIPVGVSQIYGCDNPWTGGIFLVALFISSPLLCLNAAIGSAVGMLAALSLATPFSKIYSGLWNHNSSLSCIAIGGVFYAFTWQTHLLAIASALFSAYLGATLANMFAVFGLPSGTWSFCLSALMFLLINTNCSAIYKLPLCKVTYPEANRAYYLKMKKSSCEV
- the LOC134153906 gene encoding urea transporter 2-like isoform X3 translates to MESSTDVKIETKGERKARKQNPLSKSGKGICKAVGYITGDMKEFGGWLKDKTFMIQFIDWVLRGISQVMFVNNPLSGLIIVAGFLVQNPWWTLTGCLGAVVSTLTALILGQDRSAIAAGLYGYNGVLVGLLMAVFSAKGDYHWWLLLPVALVSMTCPIFSSALSSVFSKRDLPVLTLPFNLALTLYLAASGPYNLFFPTTRIQPATTTPNITWTDAEVPMLFRSIPVGVSQIYGCDNPWTGGIFLVALFISSPLLCLNAAIGSAVGMLAALSLATPFSKIYSGLWNHNSSLSCIAIGGVFYAFTWQTHLLAIASG
- the LOC134153906 gene encoding urea transporter 2-like isoform X2 is translated as MIQFIDWVLRGISQVMFVNNPLSGLIIVAGFLVQNPWWTLTGCLGAVVSTLTALILGQDRSAIAAGLYGYNGVLVGLLMAVFSAKGDYHWWLLLPVALVSMTCPIFSSALSSVFSKRDLPVLTLPFNLALTLYLAASGPYNLFFPTTRIQPATTTPNITWTDAEVPMLFRSIPVGVSQIYGCDNPWTGGIFLVALFISSPLLCLNAAIGSAVGMLAALSLATPFSKIYSGLWNHNSSLSCIAIGGVFYAFTWQTHLLAIASALFSAYLGATLANMFAVFGLPSGTWSFCLSALMFLLINTNCSAIYKLPLCKVTYPEANRAYYLKMKKSSCEV